Proteins encoded in a region of the Raphanus sativus cultivar WK10039 chromosome 8, ASM80110v3, whole genome shotgun sequence genome:
- the LOC108822108 gene encoding uncharacterized protein At1g65710 has product MGCCISKKPSSIPPSSGTTCDVKSPDPVKPDVNKPTKPVTELPVKPVIELQETVEEAKPIIPEKVEKEEEEEIKHRRSHEEASASVAVEKPVVRTSSCTKEEVDAILIQCGKLSRSDDSAAAKTRRYSGSKRSFDFDQNERNRGGGDVEEGRKTPQRNRVERVNGSPRERRRRTPSRERERGGSRGVSRSPAKGSEATNPRGSLVNSSNTKFVRGSLVSNTKFVTVPARDKNGDPSLSKRVTTSVVKRSIGEACSNVQPPHPREQSQSPYRRRKPLGEIDQNATKGDKKKRENECAKPQGISRSRSLRKSRDFQTLLLPSSEEEDKSSYTALLLKDIKNFHVGKSSSHEEEEDPLSLLPSCVTKACSIVDAVAHLNSTSDSNQFRFTSTMTVKKADLMEPSFEKYVTVNRGCCSLEEQESSCASNNLT; this is encoded by the coding sequence ATGGGTTGTTGTATCAGCAAGAAACCTTCTTCGATCCCTCCCTCCAGTGGCACCACTTGTGATGTTAAATCCCCAGATCCAGTCAAACCCGATGTTAATAAACCCACTAAACCGGTGACTGAGCTGCCGGTTAAACCGGTGATTGAGCTTCAGGAGACAGTGGAAGAAGCCAAACCAATTATACCCGAGAAggtagagaaagaagaagaagaagagataaaaCATAGGAGAAGCCATGAGGAGGCTTCAGCTTCTGTAGCGGTGGAGAAACCAGTGGTGAGGACGTCAAGCTGTACCAAAGAAGAAGTTGACGCGATACTGATACAATGCGGGAAGTTAAGTCGGAGCGATGACTCCGCCGCCGCTAAAACCAGAAGATACTCTGGCTCAAAAAGAAGCTTCGACTTTGATCAGAACGAGAGGAACCGAGGAGGAGGAGATGTGGAGGAAGGGAGGAAGACGCCTCAAAGGAATCGAGTAGAGAGAGTGAATGGTTCGCCTCGTGAACGGAGAAGACGAACTCCAagcagagaaagagaaagaggaggaAGCAGAGGGGTGAGCAGATCTCCCGCAAAAGGATCCGAGGCGACTAATCCTAGGGGCAGTTTGGTAAATTCGAGCAACACTAAGTTTGTTAGGGGCAGTTTGGTAAGCAACACTAAGTTTGTTACAGTTCCGGCGAGGGACAAGAACGGAGACCCGTCGTTGAGTAAACGAGTTACTACTAGTGTTGTTAAGAGAAGCATCGGAGAAGCTTGTAGTAATGTTCAACCTCCTCATCCTCGGGAGCAATCACAATCACCGTACAGGAGGAGAAAGCCACTTGGAGAAATCGATCAGAACGCGACAAAAGgagacaagaagaagagagaaaacgAATGTGCGAAACCTCAAGGGATAAGCAGAAGCCGATCGTTGAGGAAATCACGTGACTTCCAAACGTTGTTGTTGCCATCAAGCGAAGAAGAGGACAAGAGCAGTTACACGGCGCTGTTGCTGAAAGACATCAAGAATTTCCATGTGGGGAAGAGTAGTAGtcatgaggaggaggaggatcctTTGAGTCTTCTTCCATCTTGTGTTACAAAAGCTTGCTCCATTGTTGATGCAGTGGCCCATCTTAACTCCACCTCTGATTCCAACCAGTTTAGATTCACATCTACTATGACTGTGAAGAAAGCGGATTTGATGGAACCGAGCTTTGAAAAGTATGTGACTGTGAACAGAGGTTGTTGTTCCTTGGAGGAGCAAGAATCATCATGTGCCAGCAACAATCTTACctga